One region of Culex pipiens pallens isolate TS chromosome 2, TS_CPP_V2, whole genome shotgun sequence genomic DNA includes:
- the LOC120423113 gene encoding uncharacterized protein LOC120423113, giving the protein MLMPRSTARSIRILRSAMLLISFALLPSFSQSQDNDPVLPDWNMFSRSAKVNIELLKPQGIQVWTKYKPHHFGFGVELYVNPTSDDLQGKCDLCRNVTAPIDGKFLIQDDTIAVKLGDTIRYRTVKDKVSGTKWYPWKTIVVDNQFLNQAENICAFQCDPSGHRATVNFLEQYIRNMLDSCDLPEQPSDHLFFPLPNAPALVGDPKRFVRARLYSVDLLRPLVDRVESVFVLQEGVGCKMQSVLDKLKILELGRDQLGVVDYDEVLFIPGPSPNL; this is encoded by the exons ATGCTCATGCCTCGAAGCACTGCTCGTTCCATCCGAATTCTGCGTTCGGCGATGCTTCTAATTAGTTTCGCTCTACTTCCATCGTTCTCCCAAAGTCAGGACAATGACCCAGTTCTTCCCGATTGGAACATGTTTTCCCGATCCGCCAAGGTGAACATCGAACTGCTGAAACCGCAGGGCATCCAGGTTTGGACCAAGTACAAGCCCCATCACTTTGGGTTTGGCGTTGAGCTGTACGTTAATCCAACATCGGATGACCTGCAGGGGAAGTGTGACTTGTGCAGGAATGTGACCGCGCCGATCGACGGCAAGTTCCTAATCCAGGACGATACGATCGCGGTGAAGCTGGGCGACACCATCAGGTATCGAACGGTGAAGGACAAAGTCTCCGGAACCAAGTGGTACCCGTGGAAGACGATCGTCGTCGATA ACCAATTCCTCAACCAAGCCGAGAACATTTGCGCGTTCCAGTGTGACCCTTCCGGCCATCGAGCCACCGTTAACTTCCTCGAGCAGTACATCCGCAACATGCTGGACAGCTGTGATCTGCCGGAGCAACCCTCGGACCATCTGTTCTTTCCACTTCCGAATGCCCCCGCCCTGGTTGGTGATCCGAAACGGTTCGTCAGGGCGCGCCTCTACTCGGTTGACCTGCTGAGGCCGTTGGTGGACCGCGTTGAGTCGGTGTTTGTACTGCAGGAAGGAGTTGGCTGCAAGATGCAGAGTGTGCTGGACAAACTAAAAATTCTCGAGTTGGGGCGAGATCAACTGGGAGTGGTGGACTACGACGAAGTGCTGTTTATTCCAGGGCCTAGTCCGAATCTCTGA